ATCATCGTTCATTCTCCTTCGGCCGTCGCACAGACATCAGCGCAAAAAAGCGTCCTGATCCTGATCGACGGGAATACCGACATGAAGAATTATGCCATGGCCGACGGCCGCCAACTCGCGTCGCTCCTCGGGCATTTCAACGTCCGCTACAAGCTCAAAGGCGTCAACGAATACCTCCCTGGCGAGATGAAGCAGTATGATTTCACATTCTACGTGGGGTTCGATGTTCATACCATTCTTCCCGAAAAATTCACGCAGGATGTATTCACCCTCGACAGCCGGGTGTTCTGGCTGAACAGTGGATTCGCCGATTTCTCGCGGAAATTCCCTGTCGAAAAACGCTTCGGCTTCAGCGTCAGCGGACCAGACTCCTTGTCGGGTTTTGATCTCGTGCGTTTCGGCAGCACGTCGTTTCAGAAAGGCGAGCCATTTATCAACATCGCCGCGGTCACCAATCGGAAACTTGTCACCGTCACCGCAACGGCATTTTCCTCCAGACTGAAGCGGGAGATTCCGTACATCATCACCTCGGGTAACCTCACCTACATAGCCGATATGCCGTTCGCCAGCGCGGGTCCTGCGGATCGGTACATCCTCTTCGCCGACATGCTTCACGATTTCCTCGGCGAAAACCACGAGGAATCTCATTCAGCGCTGATACGGATTGAAGACGTCGGTCCGTTCGACAACCCCGACCATCTGCGTGAGATTGCAGATATCCTTTCCGCCAAAGGCGTTCCGTTCCTTGTCGGCGTTATACCGTTTTTTGTCGATCCCGGCAAGAACATCCGGGTGAGCCTTTCCGACAAGCCGGACCTTGTCGACGCCCTCAAATATATGGTGCATAACGGCGCGACGATCGTCATGCATGGCAGCACACACCAATACAAAGGAGTGACGGCGGCTGATTTCGAGTTCTGGGATGAGAGCCTGATGAAGCCGATTGCCAAACAGACAGCGGAGGAAATAGCACAGAAGCTCGAGTCGGGCATCCAGGAGTTCATGAAGAATGGCCTCTACCCCCTGGTGTGGGAGACCCCGCACTACACTGGATCCTTCACCTTGTACCAGACTGTCGCGAAATACTTCAGCACGGCCATGGAACAGCGGCTGTCGTTCGAGGATTTCGACTGCTCCCAGAGCTTTCCGTATGTGATCAACAGCGATTGGTTCGGTCAGCGGATCTACCCCGAAAACCTCGGGTATGTTCCTCTCAATCCAGACAAGGCGGTCAGCGACACATATATCCAGGACATCCTCAGGAATGCGAAGGCAAATCTTAACGTTCGGGATGGGTTCGCGTCGTGCTTCTTCCACTCGTTCCTCGACCTCGACCTGCTGCGAGAGCTTGTGGACGGTGTCCAGGCACTCGGCTACACATACATGGATCTTTCAGATCAGCCGAACTGGGTGAAAACGAAGGACAGGGTCATTCTCTCCGGATCACAATCATATCAGATCACGCTGAAAGATCAATACCTCGCGGAGGGGTATTTCGATTCAGAGGGAGAGATCGTCAGGCGGGTGTTCTCCGATAACCGGATCAACGGCGTAATTGCGCGCCAGATCGAATTGAATCCCGGCGAAATCTACAAGGCCGAGCCTATCGAGTTTCGTGCGCGTGACATGGGTTTCGTCGACAAAGTTGTGTCGAGAGCAAAACGCATGTTTACCAACGCGTTCGTCGGCGAGCCCGATTGGCGTGAGGCGCGTGTGGCCATTCTCTGGAACCATCACATCCGGGGAGCGTCATTCAACGACCAGGCATCGCTGGCTTCGGTTTTTCGAAGCGTTCACATCAATGTCGATACGATCTTTATAGGTCAGGAACTTCGGCTGCAGGACTACAATCTGGTCATCGTCCCGTTCGCGTTCGTCGACTCTCTGAAATCCGGCGACTACGGAACACTCGTCGGGTATGTTCAGCAGGGAGGCAGCCTCATCACCGATCAGAAGAATGAGCTCGCGGAAGAACTGGGCATCCATTTCGCTCAGTCACAAATGCGCCTCCGCAACGTCCGTGACCGGAACTATCCCGAAGAGACGGTGACGTGGAAACAATTCGAATCGGTCTACAAGCTGAACGTTGAAGATGTCGACGAGGTCTTCTGCCAGGATGCCGCAACGGATGCCCCTGTGGTGATCGGGAAATCGGTTGGGAAAGGGAAAGTCATCTTTTTCGCGACCCGGTTTGATCCACTCTCACAACATGGATACAGCTACTATCCCTATCTGCTCGACTACGTAAAAAGGTATTTCCGTCTCGGCCCGATTGTCCGAAGAGAGAACCTGGAAGCGTACTTTGACCCCGGATTGCGCCCAACATCCAGTGTCGAGGATTTAGTGAAACAGTGGGTGCGGACAGGAATCCGCAGGATTCATGTCGCAGGATGGCACGAGTATCCCAAGCGGGATTACGTGTACGATTACGGACGCCTCATTCAGCTCGCACACGCGAACGGTATCCTTGTCTACGCGTGGCTCGAGCCGCCACAGATCAGCCAGCAGTTCTGGAGAGATCACCCGGAATGGCGGGAGAAGAACTACAAAGGAGAGGATGCTCAACCGGCGTGGCGATACGCAGTTGCATTGACAGAGCCGGCGTGCGTCGACAGC
This sequence is a window from Ignavibacteriales bacterium. Protein-coding genes within it:
- a CDS encoding DUF2334 domain-containing protein, which produces MIRFVVSVLIVLLSIIVHSPSAVAQTSAQKSVLILIDGNTDMKNYAMADGRQLASLLGHFNVRYKLKGVNEYLPGEMKQYDFTFYVGFDVHTILPEKFTQDVFTLDSRVFWLNSGFADFSRKFPVEKRFGFSVSGPDSLSGFDLVRFGSTSFQKGEPFINIAAVTNRKLVTVTATAFSSRLKREIPYIITSGNLTYIADMPFASAGPADRYILFADMLHDFLGENHEESHSALIRIEDVGPFDNPDHLREIADILSAKGVPFLVGVIPFFVDPGKNIRVSLSDKPDLVDALKYMVHNGATIVMHGSTHQYKGVTAADFEFWDESLMKPIAKQTAEEIAQKLESGIQEFMKNGLYPLVWETPHYTGSFTLYQTVAKYFSTAMEQRLSFEDFDCSQSFPYVINSDWFGQRIYPENLGYVPLNPDKAVSDTYIQDILRNAKANLNVRDGFASCFFHSFLDLDLLRELVDGVQALGYTYMDLSDQPNWVKTKDRVILSGSQSYQITLKDQYLAEGYFDSEGEIVRRVFSDNRINGVIARQIELNPGEIYKAEPIEFRARDMGFVDKVVSRAKRMFTNAFVGEPDWREARVAILWNHHIRGASFNDQASLASVFRSVHINVDTIFIGQELRLQDYNLVIVPFAFVDSLKSGDYGTLVGYVQQGGSLITDQKNELAEELGIHFAQSQMRLRNVRDRNYPEETVTWKQFESVYKLNVEDVDEVFCQDAATDAPVVIGKSVGKGKVIFFATRFDPLSQHGYSYYPYLLDYVKRYFRLGPIVRRENLEAYFDPGLRPTSSVEDLVKQWVRTGIRRIHVAGWHEYPKRDYVYDYGRLIQLAHANGILVYAWLEPPQISQQFWRDHPEWREKNYKGEDAQPAWRYAVALTEPACVDSIAMKFKKLLEGFDFDGVNLAELYFESGRGFETPLQFAPMHPSAVREVKKKYGIELTSIFDPNSPWFWKTNPAVQTTLTEYRIGKLDEVYERLLRDFSDVAARRPGFQIIVTAMDSYGAPEVRENLGVDMNHILALQKRFGFLLQVEDAERLWSTDPLRYVEIGRRYARLMNDSSKLMLDLNILDLSSSTRKKGALTPFPTTIQTGTESFLLVQAAAIGAPRFTFYAEETVNGQDLPFFANASAHGITYQRINDGYSIEAKHSFVLRLPKEIPQILIDDMFVQSSRENLFFVPAGSHRVNVNPAASGAFSTSQLQPRLLSSTADISALSYGMRNARFTYESDERMLVSFSNEPTQVLLDGQPYTFTLMKGSDCYTIQLPSGKHEVDVITGNSFSYGVNVTSLWSSTAIAMFGFLAVVLLAGMYITLKILHRRTKT